The genomic DNA GATACAAAAAAATAGTTCAAAACTTTGGCGAGTCTATTTGAAAACATTACTAATAAGAGAGCATTTTTATCGTTTGAACTTCTTGGAAGATTTCTTGTCTCTGTTACCTCCTCCTCCTTTGTTACCATCCAAGAACCTCTCGCTCTCTTCATcgtcttctcctcttctcttcttcctacCTCCTGATTCTTTCATATTCTGCAACAATTATTGCCAAAAAGATCAATCCTTATTCTAAGAAAGAAAGCAAGCGAGAGTTAACCTTTTAAACAGAGTATTATGCTAAGTAAATAAATACCATTGCGGATAACTTTTTAGCTTCTGAAACCCTCTCCAACAATGACAAGACTTCGTCCTCCTCAGCTGGATATTCAGGCAGCTTCTTGCCTGAACGTAGAACCATTGTCATATGTCATTAGCCACAGCCAATGAGAGAAAGATAACTATATATTGCAacttatagaattttttttttaacttaccTATGAGTTTTTCGATTTGCAAGTACCATTCTAGCTCATACTGGTTTACTAGTGATATCCCAACACCAGAACGTCCAGCACGAGCTGTTCTTCCCACTCTGTGGATGTAATCCTATATGACAAAAAAACATCGAAGGTGAATATGTGTGTTCTTAATATCACTGAGAGCCatggaaaaaaataacaagaaaTGAAGAGGGCTAACCTTTGAGTTTGTGGGAATGTCGTAATTGATAACCATATCAACCGACGGGATATCGAGCCCTCTACTAGCCACATCCGTGCAGACCAAGATGTTACATTCCCCTGCTTTGAACTTATTCAACGCTCCTAATCTCTTTGACTGTGGATAATATTTGGAAACGAATTGAGAAAATTTTTAAAGAGAATTGCAGAGTAAATGAAACCATTAGAGATTGGAGTAAGTCATTTAACCTGAGTCATTTGACCACTGATAGGAATGGCTCTAAAACCAAGGCTCCGAAGCATCAAAGCCATAAAACGAGTCCCATCACAAGTTCGGGTGAAAATCATTGATGTTGAGTCAGGCATTTCAGTCAGAATGTACACTAGGTAGCAGTCCTGTTAAAATCATTCAATGATCACTATGTGTTTGCTATTgtctatacatatatatctacCATGCTGTTGTACTGAAAATATGGGGTACCTTGTATTTAGCAGGAACAAACCGATACTGCTGTTTAAGAGTATCAACTGTGGAATATTTGGAGGCAGCCTCAATCTGGAGGCAAACAATAAACATTACAAAAATGTTTACCTAGGAACAAATGAGAAATTTAGTGATTCCATACCTTGACAGGATTCCTTAAGCatgctctttgaagtttccgaACCTACAAGGCCACAAAAAGCAGATTCAGAGTAACTTTAATCAGTGGATCGTTCGTTAGatagataaacaataaacaacaaacaCTTTCAAGCAGAAGTTTCTACCTTTTTAGTCATAGTTGCTGAAAAGAGATACGTTTTACGGTCGCGAGGGATCTCTTCCAAAATCTGGTTAAGAGATTTCTCAAAATCTTCATTCAGCAGTCTATCTGCTTCATCAAGAACCTGATAAAAAACAGTGtgaagtagattttttaaactGATGGGAACAAAGAACAGCATTTATATTAAtaccaaaaaatgaaaaaaaggaaAGCTTAAAAATTTACCAGATATTTCAAAGTCTTGAGAGAAAAGCCTTTAGTGTCAGACATGTGATCCCAAAGACGACCAGGTGTTGCAACCTATAAAAACAAGATTAAGTGACTGCAGACACTTAAAAACAAAAGACCATAGAAACCAGTTGttgcagaaaataaaaaaacatacaataaCATGAGGCCGCTTCCCAAGAGCAATAGTTTGCTGCATCTTGTCTATACCTCCAACAAGCTGAAGAAACACAAGAAACAtattcagttttaaaaaaaaaaaaaaaccatttgtAGAACAAAGATTTCAATCATGTATGGTTAAAACCATCAGAGAGCATACCACAGCACATCTAAGATGTATATCAGATCCTAGAGCTTCAAACTGCTCAGCAATCTGGATTGCGAGCTCTCTGGAgggtaagaaagaaaaaaaggaacaaTAAGAATAAGCCCCccccaccaaaaaaaaacaagacactAGAAGAAACATGAGTTAGGCGAATCGTTACCTAGTAGGAGACAAAACACAGGCGAAGAAGGCAGGATCAGGTCTACGTCCTTTCTTAGGCTCAGCATCATTAACATACTGAAGAAGTGCTTGCAGAATAGGCAACGCAAAGGCTCCTGTTTTACCAGAACCGGTTTGCGCAAGCCCAATTACATCTTTCCCTGAAACCAGACATCATCACATTAGACTCAAACAAACCCTAAAGTCCCAGAAAGTTCCAAACTTTCAACCTTAACACAGAAGCAATAGACCAAAGGATGTACCTTCAAGAGCATAAGGAAGAGCTTCAGCTTGAATCTTCGTAGGGTTCTTCCATCCCAACCTTTCGCAGGCTTTCACGAGCTCCTCGCGCACGCCAAGCTCTTCAAACGTCTTCACCACTTCGTTCTCTTCCTCCATTCTCAAATACACACCTAGAAATTCGCAAGTAAAACAAATAGCCTTGAGAGTGCTCGCGTTGTGTATGACTTCCGGAGAGGAAGTGCCGTGCAAAGTCTAGGGCTTTAGAACAATCGAGCAGCGCAGAGCAAATCGGCGCGAGTGATTGGCTAAAGCTAGTTTCTTGTGTTTCCACAACGAAGGGTTTTTGCTGTAGTAATCTAATTGGGCCTATAATGGGCTTACCACCTCAGACATTCGGCCCAATAAGATACTTTCAAAAGGCCAATTTAGTTGGTCATTATCGGTTCACTCAAAAACCCAACTACATTCATGTCACTTGCAAGTTTGAAGCAGGTACAAGCTTATATTATGCAAAATCTAATTCAATAATGTTACTCCAATTATATAAATTGCAAAGAAGCTTATATTACAAGCAAAGTTCTGGGACTTTAAGGAAAAATAGAGTCATAACATGCGAGAAGGAATGAAATTATGCATTATTCTTCTTGGAGATGTCTTGGAGCAAAAATCTTGACTCAGCAGCAAAATCAACAGGAGCTACCGCTTTAACAGTTATCCTCTGCCTCTTCTCACCGTTATACTCATTCTGAGTGACACTGATCCTGAAGACATGAGAGGACCATGTTGCTTCTTTCAGCTTTGTCTGAAATTCATTCACTTCACCTCCCtgaaaaaaagtttaaacattAAACATGAGATGGAAATGTCAAATATGATTCTAAGTTGATGATATATACAATAGCTTTTATAGGGCTTGGACTACTTACCTCTGATCTTAGTTTGTTGAGCTCATCAGCTGAACATCCAATAATCTTCTCTGCCTCTTCGTTGAATGAGGAAAACCAAGCTTCTCCTGTTGAGTCAGAGACTTTCACTACCATTATGTACCTGAAAACACCCAAAGTAAACAGAACTAAGTTGTCTGAAGAGGGAAGACAAGGCGGCACTCCTACCAAGTTATGAATGTGAGTTTCTAACCTTAGGCTGCATTCTTCATCCTTTTTCTGGCAACCCTCACACCAGTAACCAGAGTCCATTGCTTCAGTTACtttcttgctacaagtcttacAAGCTTGATACCACATTGTCTGGTCTGGCTTGATGAAGCTTATGTAACCCCTGGTGCTGAAAAACACAGGCTGCAAcagaaaattcaaattcgtGATTAGTTCGTAACATAATTAAGCAATATTGATACAGGGCtgatatttaatgtttttagtaCCTTTCCCTCGCCTAGAGATGGGTTGCTAGTGATTTGAGAGAGTGGGACTCGATCAGTATACATAGACCAAGATCCATTCTTAGCAGATGGGCTCATCCCTGAGCCAATGGAAGACATGGATGTCCCCTTGCCTTCAGAATCAAACCAAGATTTAAGCTTTTTAGCTTCTGGTGATTCAGGATTTATCACTACATTGCTTCTGCTGATGGTGGACAATGAAACACCTGAGAGAGATTGGATGAGATCAGCAAACAGGAATGGAGAGAAGTGTTATTTAAACAAAATGTTCAATCATAGCAGAACCCAAGATTACCTTGAAAGTCTCCAACTTTGAGAGACTTGATTGCAATCACAGGAGACTTATCAGCCATGTCTAGCAGTTCTTGACCTATGCCGGTTGCCAAGTTGTTCCACAGTGACACCACAACAGTTCTCTTTGACTCATCAGCCAAAGTTATATCCCTCTTTGGTATCATCTCGTTGTCAGTTCTCCTTCTAATACTCATGGTAGGGGAAACACTTTGAACAACTCCAATTAGATCTGGAAAAAGCATTACATTCAAGTTATTATCATCCTAAAACAGTTATATTAAGTTACCAGCAAGATTAATGTACAATGACATAAACGGCTCTTACCAATAAGCTCCTTCTGATTCACATGCATACCCAACTCTTCAATGGGTACAAAGTTGAATTTAGTCTCAGGAACGAACATTTCCTCATCACTAGCTTCCTCCACCTCTGCGTTTTCATTCAGCGTCATCTCATAATCATTCTGAACTGTCTTGAACTGCTTGTTAGCAAGTTTAAGTGATCCCCTAGAGATATAATAAACCTTTCCCAACTGGAACATGTCATAAAACTTCCGTGCAGCATCATTGAACATCGTGGCTTGAATTTGAGTTCCCTGAAACACACCAAGATATAACAAAATGAGTAACCACACACCACATATGTAGTCAATAACAAAATCTGA from Raphanus sativus cultivar WK10039 unplaced genomic scaffold, ASM80110v3 Scaffold2699, whole genome shotgun sequence includes the following:
- the LOC108862736 gene encoding DEAD-box ATP-dependent RNA helicase 10, producing the protein MEEENEVVKTFEELGVREELVKACERLGWKNPTKIQAEALPYALEGKDVIGLAQTGSGKTGAFALPILQALLQYVNDAEPKKGRRPDPAFFACVLSPTRELAIQIAEQFEALGSDIHLRCAVLVGGIDKMQQTIALGKRPHVIVATPGRLWDHMSDTKGFSLKTLKYLVLDEADRLLNEDFEKSLNQILEEIPRDRKTYLFSATMTKKVRKLQRACLRNPVKIEAASKYSTVDTLKQQYRFVPAKYKDCYLVYILTEMPDSTSMIFTRTCDGTRFMALMLRSLGFRAIPISGQMTQSKRLGALNKFKAGECNILVCTDVASRGLDIPSVDMVINYDIPTNSKDYIHRVGRTARAGRSGVGISLVNQYELEWYLQIEKLIGKKLPEYPAEEDEVLSLLERVSEAKKLSAMNMKESGGRKKRRGEDDEESERFLDGNKGGGGNRDKKSSKKFKR
- the LOC108857288 gene encoding replication protein A 70 kDa DNA-binding subunit D — encoded protein: MQTSVTPDAISAVLSNPSFDSSSSDRSEIIVQVVDLKPIGNRYTFTANDGKTKVKAMFTASLTPEIISGKIQNLGLIRLLEFTVNDISSKSTKYFLVTKCEEVSSALDSEINLEGKSEEEEEAGEAKRQKLDNSSVSDVVSTGITLKPKQESVAKSASQIITEQRGNVAPAARMSMTRRVHPLVSLNPYQGSWTIKVRVTNKGVMRTYKNPKGEGCVFNVELTDEEGTQIQATMFNDAARKFYDMFQLGKVYYISRGSLKLANKQFKTVQNDYEMTLNENAEVEEASDEEMFVPETKFNFVPIEELGMHVNQKELIDLIGVVQSVSPTMSIRRRTDNEMIPKRDITLADESKRTVVVSLWNNLATGIGQELLDMADKSPVIAIKSLKVGDFQGVSLSTISRSNVVINPESPEAKKLKSWFDSEGKGTSMSSIGSGMSPSAKNGSWSMYTDRVPLSQITSNPSLGEGKPVFFSTRGYISFIKPDQTMWYQACKTCSKKVTEAMDSGYWCEGCQKKDEECSLRYIMVVKVSDSTGEAWFSSFNEEAEKIIGCSADELNKLRSEGGEVNEFQTKLKEATWSSHVFRISVTQNEYNGEKRQRITVKAVAPVDFAAESRFLLQDISKKNNA